The following proteins are encoded in a genomic region of Mycolicibacterium confluentis:
- a CDS encoding penicillin-binding transpeptidase domain-containing protein: MVTIRSRATRVAALLAAAVLTAALPACTPRPDGPAPVAEQFFAKLAKGDTSGAADLADRPEEARTALNAAWSGLQAHHLDAQLLGSRFTEDTGAVNFRYTWHLPKDRTWTYDGVLNMVRNEGGWQVRWTATGLHPRLGENQTLELRADPPRRASVNELGGTDVLVPGNLYKYSIDAREAGPALMATARSVVDALHPFDDTLDPQRLAEQASATATPMELVTLRKDDNDRVAPAIAHLPGVIVSPLADLLPTDPTFAPAIISEVKKSVMGDLDGAAGWRVVSVNQNGVDVDVLNEVEPDPAASVSITLDRAVQNAAQNAVNAQGRKAMLVVIKPSTGDILAVAQNAAADVDGPTATMGLYPPGSTFKIVTAGAAIDRDMATPNTLLGCPGTIDIGHRTIPNYDRFDLGTVPLSKAFANSCNTTFAELASRMPPRALNQAAAQFGIGPDYMIDGIATVSGSVPPTVDLAERTEDGFGQGKVLASPFGMALAAATVASGRAPVPQLIVGRHTEITGERPEANPEMLEGLRSMMRMVVTNGTAKDLAGYGDVRGKTGEAEFAGGSHAWFAGYRGDMAFASLIVGGGSSEYAVRMTKVMFDSLPDGYLA; encoded by the coding sequence ATGGTCACAATTAGATCAAGAGCAACACGCGTAGCAGCACTGCTGGCGGCTGCTGTTCTCACCGCGGCGCTGCCTGCGTGCACGCCGCGCCCCGACGGCCCGGCCCCGGTGGCCGAGCAGTTCTTCGCCAAATTGGCCAAGGGGGACACCAGTGGCGCCGCCGACCTGGCGGACCGCCCCGAGGAGGCGCGCACCGCGCTGAACGCGGCATGGTCGGGCCTGCAGGCCCATCACCTCGACGCCCAGCTTCTCGGCTCGCGCTTCACCGAGGACACCGGCGCGGTCAACTTCCGCTACACCTGGCATCTGCCCAAGGACCGGACCTGGACGTATGACGGCGTGCTGAACATGGTGCGCAACGAGGGCGGCTGGCAGGTCCGTTGGACCGCAACGGGTCTGCACCCGAGGCTGGGGGAGAACCAGACGCTGGAACTGCGCGCTGACCCGCCGCGGCGGGCATCGGTGAACGAACTCGGCGGCACCGATGTCCTGGTGCCCGGCAACCTCTACAAGTATTCGATCGACGCGCGCGAGGCCGGCCCGGCCCTGATGGCCACGGCGCGTTCGGTCGTCGACGCGCTGCACCCGTTCGACGACACGCTCGACCCGCAGCGGTTGGCCGAACAGGCCAGCGCGACAGCCACTCCGATGGAACTCGTGACGCTGCGCAAGGACGACAACGACCGGGTGGCCCCGGCCATCGCGCACCTGCCCGGCGTCATCGTGAGCCCACTGGCCGATCTGCTGCCCACCGACCCGACCTTCGCCCCGGCCATCATCAGCGAGGTCAAGAAGTCGGTGATGGGCGACCTCGACGGCGCGGCCGGATGGCGCGTGGTCAGCGTCAACCAGAACGGCGTCGACGTCGACGTGCTCAACGAGGTCGAACCGGACCCCGCAGCGTCGGTGTCGATCACGCTGGACCGCGCTGTGCAGAACGCCGCCCAGAACGCCGTCAACGCCCAGGGCCGCAAAGCCATGCTCGTCGTGATCAAACCGTCGACGGGCGACATCCTGGCGGTCGCCCAGAACGCCGCGGCCGACGTCGACGGGCCCACCGCCACGATGGGCCTGTACCCGCCCGGGTCGACATTCAAGATCGTCACCGCGGGTGCGGCGATCGACCGCGACATGGCCACCCCGAACACACTGCTGGGCTGCCCCGGCACGATCGACATCGGGCACCGGACCATCCCCAACTACGACCGCTTCGACCTCGGCACCGTCCCGTTGTCCAAGGCGTTCGCCAACTCCTGCAACACGACGTTCGCCGAACTCGCGAGCCGCATGCCACCGCGCGCGCTGAACCAGGCCGCGGCACAGTTCGGAATCGGCCCCGACTACATGATCGACGGCATCGCGACGGTGTCCGGTTCGGTCCCGCCGACCGTCGACCTTGCCGAGCGCACCGAGGACGGATTCGGCCAGGGCAAGGTGCTGGCCAGTCCATTCGGCATGGCGCTGGCCGCTGCGACGGTGGCCTCGGGCCGCGCACCCGTGCCGCAGCTGATCGTCGGACGGCACACCGAGATCACGGGCGAACGCCCCGAGGCCAATCCCGAGATGCTCGAGGGCCTGCGATCCATGATGCGGATGGTGGTCACCAACGGCACGGCCAAAGACCTCGCCGGCTACGGCGATGTGCGCGGCAAGACCGGTGAGGCCGAGTTCGCGGGTGGCTCGCATGCCTGGTTCGCGGGCTATCGCGGCGATATGGCCTTCGCGTCGCTCATCGTCGGGGGCGGCAGTTCGGAGTACGCGGTCCGCATGACCAAGGTGATGTTCGACAGCCTGCCCGACGGCTACCTGGCCTGA
- a CDS encoding GNAT family N-acetyltransferase: MSAPPLFRLVDERRVSVVRDAAAVRRVLDADPVAACMVDARVADYGIDPTAIGGELWTRRNAEESLCFAGANIIPLRGTPDDLNAFADKAMSSARRCSSLVGPAELVLPMWQRLDAAWGPARDVRGQQPLLALSGPPVIPADPTVRKVRIDELDAYLVAAIDMFIGEVGIDPRLGDGGRAYRRRVASLIAAGRAWARFEHGEVIFKAEVGSQSPRVGQIQGVWVHPERRGQGLGAAGTAALAGAVVEGGRIASLYVNGFNTAARAAYERVGFTQVGTFATVLLD; this comes from the coding sequence ATGTCGGCTCCACCGCTCTTTCGCCTGGTCGATGAACGACGGGTGTCGGTGGTGCGTGACGCCGCTGCGGTGCGCCGCGTGCTCGACGCTGATCCGGTGGCCGCGTGCATGGTCGACGCGCGGGTGGCCGATTACGGCATCGATCCCACCGCGATCGGCGGTGAGCTGTGGACCCGCCGGAACGCGGAGGAGTCCCTGTGCTTCGCCGGGGCGAACATCATTCCGCTTCGCGGGACTCCCGACGATCTCAACGCGTTCGCCGACAAGGCCATGAGTTCGGCACGGCGCTGTTCCTCGCTCGTCGGTCCCGCCGAATTGGTGCTGCCCATGTGGCAGCGCCTCGACGCCGCGTGGGGCCCGGCCCGCGACGTGCGTGGGCAGCAACCGCTTCTGGCGCTGTCGGGGCCGCCGGTCATCCCGGCGGACCCCACTGTCCGCAAGGTGCGTATCGACGAGTTGGACGCGTACCTCGTGGCCGCGATCGACATGTTCATCGGCGAGGTCGGCATCGACCCGCGTCTCGGCGACGGCGGCCGGGCCTATCGGCGCCGCGTCGCGAGCCTGATCGCCGCGGGCCGCGCCTGGGCCCGGTTCGAACACGGTGAGGTGATATTCAAGGCCGAGGTCGGCTCGCAGTCCCCACGGGTGGGCCAGATCCAGGGGGTCTGGGTGCATCCCGAGCGCCGCGGACAAGGACTCGGTGCGGCCGGTACGGCAGCGCTGGCCGGTGCGGTGGTCGAGGGTGGTCGCATCGCGAGCCTGTACGTCAACGGTTTCAACACCGCGGCCCGCGCGGCCTATGAGCGCGTCGGCTTCACGCAGGTCGGCACGTTCGCCACAGTGCTGCTCGACTGA